A window from Symbiopectobacterium purcellii encodes these proteins:
- a CDS encoding ABC transporter permease, with the protein MDLTFFYETFLEIIPGVPLTLQLAVGSVLIGFFLALALAAMQLSGSQLLQSVARLYVLFFRGTPLLVQLFLIYYGLGQFSWVRESVLWPILREPYWCALLSLTLCTGAYASEIIRGGLQSVPSGQIEAARACGMPSWKIFTRIVFPLAIRQALPAYGNELISMIKSTSLASIITLMEITGIAARLIAETYRALEVFLVAGAIYLLINLVLTRLLAFVEHRMTPYLRAPQSLAEVKNMKGNPS; encoded by the coding sequence ATGGACCTGACTTTTTTCTACGAAACCTTCCTGGAGATTATTCCCGGTGTGCCGCTAACACTCCAACTCGCGGTGGGTTCAGTGCTGATCGGCTTCTTTTTAGCCCTGGCACTGGCTGCGATGCAGCTTTCTGGCAGCCAACTGCTGCAATCGGTCGCTCGCCTGTATGTGTTGTTCTTCCGTGGCACGCCGCTACTGGTACAGCTGTTCCTTATCTACTACGGATTGGGACAATTCAGTTGGGTGCGTGAAAGCGTTCTGTGGCCAATACTGCGTGAACCTTACTGGTGTGCGCTACTGTCGTTGACACTTTGCACGGGTGCCTATGCCAGCGAAATCATTCGCGGGGGTTTGCAATCGGTGCCCTCCGGTCAGATCGAGGCAGCGCGCGCCTGTGGCATGCCATCATGGAAAATATTTACCCGTATCGTGTTTCCGCTTGCCATTCGCCAGGCACTGCCTGCCTATGGCAACGAACTGATTTCCATGATCAAATCCACCTCGCTTGCGTCCATCATCACGCTGATGGAAATCACCGGCATTGCAGCACGCTTGATTGCGGAAACCTACCGCGCGCTGGAAGTGTTTCTGGTGGCGGGCGCCATTTACCTGTTGATCAATCTGGTGCTCACCCGCCTGCTGGCTTTTGTCGAACACCGTATGACGCCGTATCTGCGCGCACCGCAGTCGCTGGCTGAAGTTAAGAATATGAAAGGAAACCCATCATGA
- a CDS encoding ABC transporter ATP-binding protein has product MSTAAISLRNIHKRFGSLEVLKGISFEASQGEVVSILGSSGSGKSTLLRCTNLLEIPDQGEIIVCGEAIAMKVNRQGQNRPASAKQIDRIRTQLGMVFQNFNLWSHKTLLENVIEAPIHVLKRTPQDAKEHAEQLLEKVGLADKRHYYPSHLSGGQRQRAAIARALAMSPKVMLFDEPTSALDPELVGEVLRVMRQLADEGMTMLVVTHEMDFAREVSNRVVFLHQGEIEEQGTPEQMFTASQSARFRQFIASW; this is encoded by the coding sequence ATGAGTACCGCCGCTATCAGCCTGCGCAACATTCACAAGCGTTTCGGCTCACTGGAAGTCCTGAAAGGGATCTCATTTGAAGCCAGTCAGGGCGAGGTCGTTTCGATTCTGGGGTCTTCCGGTTCGGGCAAATCCACCCTGCTGCGCTGCACCAACCTGCTTGAAATCCCCGATCAGGGCGAGATTATTGTGTGCGGCGAAGCCATCGCGATGAAAGTGAATCGCCAAGGGCAAAATCGCCCAGCCAGCGCGAAACAGATCGACCGTATCCGTACCCAGCTCGGCATGGTGTTTCAAAACTTCAATCTGTGGTCGCACAAAACCTTACTGGAAAACGTGATTGAAGCGCCGATCCACGTGCTCAAACGCACGCCGCAGGACGCCAAAGAACACGCAGAGCAACTGCTTGAGAAAGTTGGGTTGGCCGATAAACGCCATTACTACCCTTCCCACCTTTCCGGCGGGCAGCGACAGCGTGCCGCGATTGCGCGTGCGCTGGCCATGTCACCCAAGGTGATGCTGTTTGATGAACCCACCTCAGCACTGGACCCGGAGTTGGTCGGAGAGGTGCTGCGCGTGATGCGTCAGTTAGCCGATGAAGGGATGACCATGCTGGTCGTCACCCATGAAATGGACTTTGCGCGTGAAGTCTCTAACCGCGTGGTGTTCCTACATCAGGGTGAGATCGAAGAACAAGGCACGCCGGAACAGATGTTTACTGCCAGCCAGTCAGCCCGTTTCCGCCAGTTTATTGCCAGTTGGTAA
- a CDS encoding transporter substrate-binding domain-containing protein produces the protein MLKTKLAAAAYALCLAGALSTSFNAAAEAGKTWSTVRIATEGAYHPYNFTKPDGTLDGMEIELYKVLCDNMKVKCEIMVQPFASSIPALNAGKFDAIISGMSATPKRREVIDFSQPYTQAGQTFAVLKSSPLASLPDLGTRFSLNEKDEATAIAEVEKLRPLLKGKTIGVQSASIASTLLDKYFKGMMTVREYKTMQEHDLDLKAGRVDLVIGSAPYMKNTADKSNGEIVMAGPQFIGGILGSGSSIGLRKSDPELKAMFDKAIDQAKADGTIKTLSEKWFGMDTTPL, from the coding sequence ATGCTAAAAACCAAACTCGCTGCCGCCGCCTATGCGCTTTGTCTGGCTGGCGCACTCTCTACCTCATTCAATGCTGCGGCAGAAGCCGGTAAAACCTGGAGCACCGTGCGCATCGCCACTGAAGGCGCATACCACCCGTACAACTTCACCAAGCCAGACGGTACGCTGGATGGCATGGAAATTGAGCTGTACAAAGTGCTGTGCGACAACATGAAAGTAAAATGCGAGATCATGGTGCAGCCGTTTGCCAGCAGCATTCCGGCGCTGAACGCCGGTAAGTTTGATGCCATCATCTCCGGCATGTCCGCCACGCCGAAGCGCCGTGAAGTGATCGATTTCAGCCAGCCCTACACGCAGGCAGGGCAAACCTTTGCCGTACTGAAATCCAGCCCGCTGGCATCGCTGCCGGATCTGGGCACTCGCTTCTCCCTCAATGAGAAAGATGAAGCCACTGCCATCGCTGAAGTGGAAAAATTGCGCCCGCTGCTGAAAGGCAAAACCATTGGCGTTCAGTCTGCCTCGATCGCCAGCACGCTGCTGGATAAATACTTCAAAGGCATGATGACGGTACGCGAATACAAAACCATGCAGGAGCACGATCTGGATCTGAAAGCCGGTCGCGTCGATCTGGTTATCGGTTCTGCGCCTTACATGAAAAATACTGCTGACAAATCAAACGGCGAAATCGTAATGGCTGGCCCGCAGTTTATCGGCGGCATTTTGGGCAGCGGTTCGTCCATCGGCCTGCGTAAAAGCGATCCTGAATTGAAAGCCATGTTCGATAAAGCCATCGACCAGGCTAAAGCAGACGGCACCATCAAGACGCTGAGTGAAAAATGGTTTGGCATGGATACCACCCCGCTCTGA
- a CDS encoding M20 family metallopeptidase, with the protein MTSPSEQHALPAVDTHTVSALRELIAAKNPQFTALSDSIWDVPELNYEEIRSAALHEAVLKQEGFRLTTGIAGMPTALLGEFGSGKPVIALLGEYDALPGLSQQAGIAEPCPIDAGGNGHGCGHNLLGTAALQAATAVKDYLQQHQLPGTVRFYGCPAEEGGSSKGFMVKEGVFDDVDIAICWHPATFTGVNSPDSLACNELNFYFKGRASHAASSPHLGRSALDAVELMNVGVNYMREHMPSSARVHYAITDSGGHAPNVVQANATVRYLVRARQLPELHQLVKRVKKIAQGAALMTETEVSWEVISGDANLLGNAPLEQRMHEHLLALGPIQFDDADRAFAAKFQTAMSAEDIANSYARFGVKPKAGESLHEGIYPLYSPDDSFIGSTDVGTVSWVVPTVQIRAATYAIGTPAHSWQLVAQGKAPAAHKGTAYAAEAMASLTVDLLQNPAQAKAELAEKLSVTPFENPIPDGVVPPIPQV; encoded by the coding sequence ATGACTTCGCCATCAGAACAACACGCCTTACCCGCCGTAGACACACACACCGTTAGCGCCCTGCGCGAACTGATTGCCGCGAAAAACCCGCAGTTCACCGCGCTTAGCGACAGCATCTGGGATGTGCCGGAACTTAACTATGAAGAAATCCGCTCCGCCGCACTGCATGAAGCGGTACTCAAGCAGGAAGGCTTTCGCCTGACAACGGGTATTGCCGGGATGCCAACCGCCTTGCTGGGTGAGTTTGGGTCCGGTAAACCGGTAATTGCCTTACTGGGTGAATACGATGCGCTGCCGGGCCTGAGCCAGCAAGCGGGCATCGCTGAGCCTTGCCCCATCGATGCGGGTGGTAACGGTCACGGCTGCGGCCACAATTTGCTTGGCACCGCCGCATTGCAGGCCGCCACGGCGGTAAAAGATTACCTGCAACAGCACCAGTTGCCCGGTACCGTGCGCTTTTACGGTTGCCCGGCAGAAGAGGGCGGTTCCTCCAAAGGTTTTATGGTCAAAGAAGGTGTGTTTGACGATGTGGATATTGCTATCTGCTGGCACCCGGCCACCTTTACCGGCGTTAACAGCCCGGATTCCCTGGCTTGCAACGAACTGAATTTTTACTTCAAAGGCCGCGCTTCGCACGCCGCCAGCAGCCCACATCTGGGGCGCAGTGCGCTCGATGCCGTAGAGCTGATGAACGTTGGTGTTAACTACATGCGAGAACACATGCCGTCATCGGCGCGTGTACACTACGCCATCACCGACAGCGGTGGTCACGCACCGAACGTGGTTCAGGCCAACGCAACGGTACGCTATCTGGTGCGGGCGCGTCAGTTACCTGAACTCCACCAGTTAGTGAAACGTGTGAAGAAAATCGCACAAGGCGCAGCGCTGATGACCGAAACAGAAGTGAGTTGGGAAGTGATCAGCGGCGATGCCAACTTGCTGGGCAACGCCCCGTTGGAGCAGCGCATGCATGAACACCTGCTGGCGCTTGGCCCCATCCAGTTCGATGATGCGGACCGCGCTTTTGCCGCCAAATTCCAAACCGCCATGAGTGCAGAAGATATTGCCAACTCCTACGCGCGTTTTGGCGTAAAACCTAAAGCAGGCGAATCGCTGCATGAAGGTATCTATCCGCTTTACAGCCCCGATGACAGTTTTATCGGCTCTACCGACGTCGGCACGGTAAGCTGGGTGGTTCCGACCGTACAAATTCGTGCTGCTACCTACGCCATCGGCACACCTGCCCACTCCTGGCAGTTGGTAGCGCAGGGCAAAGCCCCTGCGGCGCACAAAGGCACCGCCTATGCGGCCGAAGCCATGGCGTCATTAACCGTGGATTTGCTACAAAACCCGGCACAAGCCAAAGCGGAACTGGCCGAGAAACTGAGCGTTACACCGTTTGAGAACCCGATTCCCGACGGCGTGGTTCCACCCATTCCTCAGGTATAA
- a CDS encoding LysE family translocator, with amino-acid sequence MPQLYLYILLSSLTIASPGPGVLLTITNTLNYNLKNAIAGIVGIATGMGVISVVAASSVGVLIVSSAYSLIIVKVVGAAYLAYLGVKLYQSAPKLVDENRRGDINEIPSTIARFRQGFLLSLLNPKPIVFFMALFPQFITNNDPYIFQFLVLSLTFCLLVIVIHCVYGVFASTIKRGISSHRLFSVLNKVGGVIFILFSAGLFISSLLPF; translated from the coding sequence ATGCCTCAACTCTATCTCTATATTTTATTATCAAGCTTGACCATTGCCAGTCCAGGTCCGGGGGTGTTGCTGACAATCACCAATACGCTCAACTATAACTTAAAGAATGCTATCGCCGGTATAGTGGGCATAGCTACGGGCATGGGGGTTATCTCGGTGGTTGCGGCAAGCAGTGTTGGTGTGCTTATTGTGTCATCCGCCTATTCTCTGATTATTGTCAAAGTGGTTGGGGCTGCGTATCTCGCCTATCTGGGTGTTAAATTGTATCAATCTGCACCTAAGTTAGTAGATGAAAATCGGAGGGGGGATATCAATGAAATACCATCTACGATCGCCCGATTCAGACAGGGTTTTTTGCTTTCGCTGTTAAACCCTAAGCCGATTGTTTTCTTTATGGCACTGTTCCCCCAATTTATTACTAATAACGACCCCTACATTTTTCAATTTCTCGTCCTTTCATTAACTTTTTGTCTGTTAGTTATCGTTATCCATTGTGTTTATGGTGTTTTTGCCAGTACCATAAAAAGAGGCATTTCGTCTCACCGTCTTTTTTCTGTACTCAATAAAGTCGGCGGAGTCATTTTTATACTTTTCTCTGCCGGATTGTTCATTTCATCATTGCTGCCGTTCTGA